The Halorussus rarus genome includes the window CGGCCACTCGGATTCACCCCAGGAACCCCGCGCAGCGGTCCTCGCAGCGCACCGGCGTCGGCTCGCCCCCGTCACTGGGTGCCATGCACGACAGTAGGTGACTGCGAGAATTGTGATCTCGGACGACGGGGAAACGTACAGCCCCGGCCGGACGTGACATCTGAATCACAGAATCGGATTCCAGTAACGTCGGCTACAGAAATATTGTTCAGATTACACTTTAGGGGTCGGGGTCCCTACGTTCAGACGAGGACAGACCGATGAAGCTGAACACGAGACTCCGCCGGGCCGCTCCGTCGGTCCGGACTCGGCGCGGGCGCATCGCCTCGGGATTCACTCGCACCGCGGTCCCCGTCGCCACCCTGCTGGCGCTCGCGGCCTCGGCGCTGCTGGCGGTCGGCGCGTTCGCCGCCGCGGCGGCCTTCGTCCCCGTCACGATTCCGGTCCTGCTGGCGAGCTGGGCCGTCGGCGTCGCCCTGGTCGTCGCGCTCCCGCTGGCCGTCGTCCGCGCGGCGGTCGCGGTGATCGAACGGACCCAGTAGGTAGTTTTCTTTTCCGCGGACGACCTATCGCCGTACGTCGAAAATCGTTAACAGAACGCGGGATGCATGGCCACGTGGGGAGATAGCATGTGTCACAGGCGCGGCGACTGGTCACGAACGTCCAGCAGAGCCAGCGAATCGGACGAGGAGGACGAGCGCGAGCGGAGGCCCGGTTGGGTACGCACCAAGGACCGGCTCGTGGAGCTGGTCTCCCGCGACGAGACCGAGCCGAACCGCGAGACGCCCGAGCGGCCGGCGACGGAGGCCGAATCGACGTCGGTGCCCGAGACTGCGACCGAGAGTGAGGTCGAGACGGAGCCGGCCGAGAGCGACGGGACCGAGGACGGCGAGCGCGAGGAGGAGCCGATTCCGGCGGACGACTAGCGACGCTTCTTTTTAGAGGGCCAGGAAGGCAAGCTCGCCTACTGACCCAAGCTCGCCAGACTGGCCGATAGCGGTAGGGCAGTTTCTTTTCCGAAAGCCCCCGGTCGCTGCATCCGCCGGGTCTCGCTGTCGTTCGAAAGGCGCTTCGCGCCTTTCGTGATGACGAGAGAGCGAAGCTCTCTCGAACCACGCTCCTCGTCACTCCGCTCCTGCGGTGCTTGCGTCGTCCGGGCGGAATGCAGCGACCGGCCCCTTTCAGTCCACCCGGACAGTCGGCTGATCCACCGGCTGCTTCCCGGCGAACTGTGTCACCAGGCGTTCACTGGTGGATTCGTCAGCCGACGTCAGGGCTGGCATTCCGACGGGGGCGACCAGAGGGATTTTTCGTGCCGGGCCACCGAGGGGGAGGCGTGCGCGAGTACCCCTTCGAGTTGGCGCTGTGCGCGCACCTCGAAGCCGCCGAGGAGGTCGTCGTCGCCCGCCAGCTGGGCGGCGGCGTCCGCGCGCCCGCCAACCGCGTCCTCGACGTGGTCTGCGTCGAGCCCGGCCCGGAGTTCGACGCCCGGGCGAACCTGACGCCCGCGACGATCCCCGACGCCGCCATCGAGAGCGACGTCGGCGTCGGGCGGGCGAGCGACCCCCGAGAGGCCGTCGACGCGCCGCCCGAGCGCGCCCGCCGCGTCGCCGAGGCGGCGGTCGAGATCGGCTTCTTCGAGCGCGCGGTCGGCGGGGGCGTCCGCCGGGTCGCTCGCTACCCCGACGACTGGTTCGGCCGGCTGGTCGCCATCGAGAACAAGCCCGACCTCGGCGAGCCCGGCGACCTGCAGCTCCAGCTCCGGAAGGACGCCGCGCTCGCGCTGGCCGACGAGGTGGTGCTGGCGACCGAGAGCTACGTGACCGGCGCCCACCTCAACCGCATCCCCGACGCGGTCGGCGTCTGGCGGTTCGACCCCGAGACCGGCGACCGCGAGGTGGTCCGGGCGGCCGACCGCCTGCCGAGCGACGGCTGGGGCGTCGAACTCCTCGACGAGCATCCGCTCCGGACGGACGTGGCGACGGTCACGCCCGAAGAGAAGGCCCGCCGGCGCCGGAAGATCGCCGAGCGCGCCTACGGGAAGGGATGGCGGTCCGACGCGTTCCCGGCCTGCGGCGAAATCGAGGTCGCCGAGCGCGAAGGGAGCCTCGGACTCCCGTACTGCTCCTGGAAGGACCGCGTCGTCGACCCCGCGAACTGCGGGCCGGACTGTCCGGGCCACGACCCCGCCGACCCGCCCGAGTTCGACGTACCGGAGGCGCGGGACGGCCGGACGCCGTGGGTCGCCGAGCCGGAGGGCGAGGCCAGGCGCCAGGCCGGCCTCGACCGGTTCGGGTAAGGATGCGGCCCGTCGACCGGTTCACGCGCGCTCACCCGACCGGCGTCTCGTCGTCCACCGCGTCCAGCAGGTCGAGGCGGGCCAGCAGGTCCCGCGTGGGTCGACCGCGCTCGTCCCACTCCCGGCGGTCGTAGTAGGCCGAGAGCAGCGCGTCGAACTCCTCGGGGTCGATGGCCTCGCCCTCTCGCGGGCCGCTTTCGAGGGGGTCGGTCAGCTTCGCCGGAAGCTCGTCGTCGCTCCGGTCGAACCCCTCTCGGACGTTGAACAGCCGGGTCAGCGTCCAGATGCGCTCGCCCGCGGTCCGGAGCTCCGCCCGGGTGTAGTCGAGACCGACCGCCGCGAGCCACGCCGCGCCGAGGTCCTCGAACGCCTCGCCCGCGAAGTCGTCGGCGACCAGGCTCCAGAGCAGCGACCGGGCGTCCTGCTCGGCGATCACCGCCTCGGCCCGGCGTTCGCGGCCCCACGACTCGGCGGCGAACACCTCCTCGACCACCGGTCGGGCCCGGCGGTGGCAAGCGCCCCGGTCGCTGGTGGCGTAGGCCAGCGCCATCGACGCCGCGCCCCGCGGGTCGTAGGTCGGCAGCTCCATCGCCTTCACGGTCGGCACCAGGTCGGCGCCGCCGTAGCGGTCGGCCGCGGCGTCGACGCCCCGGGCCAGCAAGTCGCCGAGTTCGGTGTCGCGGCGAGCGATTTCGCCGAGGAGTTCGCGGGCCGCGTTCTCGTCGCCGAACGAGAGGTCGCGGTCGAGGACGCCCTCCTCGCTCGCCCGGATGGCCCACGCCACGGCGTTGCCCGCGCTGATGACGTCGACGCCCAGGCGGTCGCAGGTCTCGCCGAGCGCGGCGACCGCGTCGAAGTCGGCGATGCCCAGCCCCGACCCGAGCGAGATGGCGGTCGCGCCCCGCGGGACGCTCTCGCGGGGCCCGTCGGCGTCGGAATCGTCTCGTTCTGGTCCGATGTCGTCACCTCCGACACTCCCGTCCCTCGCCGT containing:
- a CDS encoding DUF5787 family protein gives rise to the protein MREYPFELALCAHLEAAEEVVVARQLGGGVRAPANRVLDVVCVEPGPEFDARANLTPATIPDAAIESDVGVGRASDPREAVDAPPERARRVAEAAVEIGFFERAVGGGVRRVARYPDDWFGRLVAIENKPDLGEPGDLQLQLRKDAALALADEVVLATESYVTGAHLNRIPDAVGVWRFDPETGDREVVRAADRLPSDGWGVELLDEHPLRTDVATVTPEEKARRRRKIAERAYGKGWRSDAFPACGEIEVAEREGSLGLPYCSWKDRVVDPANCGPDCPGHDPADPPEFDVPEARDGRTPWVAEPEGEARRQAGLDRFG
- a CDS encoding aldehyde ferredoxin oxidoreductase family protein, producing MDGGYEPPDRLLRVDLSDGSVEREPVPGAWRRRYLGGKGLAARYLYEELDPGTDSLGPENVLLFALGPLSGLTPGEQRYAAVTKSPLTGAFLDSYAGGDFAGALAGALDDVVAVLVEGAADEPTMLRIRDGGAALEPAENLWGADAAATDAALDAPAACIGPAGERRVRYATIASDGGDHQAGRGGAGAVLGAKRLKAVVAEGDPPDPPADLADRRADAEARFAAGDTGRWQAASETVETVDFADAVGVLPTRGWQAGAFDGAGAVGIEAVRRAAVAREREGEIPGGFRVETARDGSVGGDDIGPERDDSDADGPRESVPRGATAISLGSGLGIADFDAVAALGETCDRLGVDVISAGNAVAWAIRASEEGVLDRDLSFGDENAARELLGEIARRDTELGDLLARGVDAAADRYGGADLVPTVKAMELPTYDPRGAASMALAYATSDRGACHRRARPVVEEVFAAESWGRERRAEAVIAEQDARSLLWSLVADDFAGEAFEDLGAAWLAAVGLDYTRAELRTAGERIWTLTRLFNVREGFDRSDDELPAKLTDPLESGPREGEAIDPEEFDALLSAYYDRREWDERGRPTRDLLARLDLLDAVDDETPVG